Proteins encoded by one window of Mus musculus strain C57BL/6J chromosome 10, GRCm38.p6 C57BL/6J:
- the Gja1 gene encoding gap junction alpha-1 protein, translated as MGDWSALGKLLDKVQAYSTAGGKVWLSVLFIFRILLLGTAVESAWGDEQSAFRCNTQQPGCENVCYDKSFPISHVRFWVLQIIFVSVPTLLYLAHVFYVMRKEEKLNKKEEELKVAQTDGVNVEMHLKQIEIKKFKYGIEEHGKVKMRGGLLRTYIISILFKSVFEVAFLLIQWYIYGFSLSAVYTCKRDPCPHQVDCFLSRPTEKTIFIIFMLVVSLVSLALNIIELFYVFFKGVKDRVKGRSDPYHATTGPLSPSKDCGSPKYAYFNGCSSPTAPLSPMSPPGYKLVTGDRNNSSCRNYNKQASEQNWANYSAEQNRMGQAGSTISNSHAQPFDFPDDSQNAKKVAAGHELQPLAIVDQRPSSRASSRASSRPRPDDLEI; from the coding sequence ATGGGTGACTGGAGCGCCTTGGGGAAGCTGCTGGACAAGGTCCAAGCCTACTCCACGGCCGGAGGGAAGGTGTGGCTGTCGGTGCTCTTCATTTTCAGAATCCTGCTCCTGGGGACAGCGGTTGAGTCAGCTTGGGGTGATGAACAGTCTGCCTTTCGCTGTAACACTCAACAACCCGGTTGTGAAAATGTCTGCTATGAcaagtccttccccatctctcacGTGCGCTTCTGGGTCCTTCAGATCATATTCGTGTCTGTGCCCACACTCCTGTACTTGGCTCACGTGTTCTATGtgatgagaaaggaagagaagctgaacaagaaagaagaggagCTCAAAGTGGCGCAGACCGACGGGGTCAACGTGGAGATGCACCTGAAGCAGATTGAAATCAAGAAGTTCAAGTATGGGATTGAAGAACACGGCAAGGTGAAGATGAGAGGTGGCCTGCTGAGAACCTACATCATCAGCATCCTCTTCAAGTCTGTCTTCGAGGTGGCCTTCCTGCTGATCCAGTGGTACATCTATGGGTTCAGCCTGAGTGCGGTCTACACCTGCAAGAGAGATCCCTGCCCCCACCAGGTGGACTGCTTCCTCTCACGTCCCACGGAGAAAAccatcttcatcatcttcatgCTGGTGGTGTCCTTGGTGTCTCTCGCTCTGAATATCATTGAGCTCTTCTATGTCTTCTTCAAGGGCGTTAAGGATCGCGTGAAGGGAAGAAGCGATCCTTACCACGCCACCACCGGCCCACTGAGCCCATCCAAAGACTGCGGATCTCCAAAATATGCTTACTTCAATGGCTGCTCCTCACCAACGGCCCCACTCTCACCTATGTCTCCTCCTGGGTACAAGCTGGTCACTGGTGACAGAAACAATTCCTCCTGCCGCAATTACAACAAGCAAGCCAGCGAGCAAAACTGGGCGAATTACAGCGCAGAGCAAAATCGAATGGGGCAGGCCGGAAGCACCATCTCCAACTCCCACGCCCAGCCGTTTGATTTCCCTGACGACAGCCAAAATGCCAAAAAAGTTGCTGCTGGACACGAACTCCAGCCCTTAGCTATCGTGGATCAGCGACCTTCCAGCAGAGCCAGCAGCCGCGCCAGCAGCAGACCTCGGCCTGATGACCTGGAGATTTAA